In Caballeronia insecticola, one DNA window encodes the following:
- a CDS encoding HU family DNA-binding protein yields the protein MPTSAKTAAKKAPAKKATAKTAAPAKKAAAPKVAAKKVAAKKVAAKKTTGAPSPIKDTFTKASLANHLAERAAVDVKAVKAVMVALEDTILGSIHKKGAGEFTLSGILKISAQAVPAKKKRFGKDPFTGDERWFPAKPASVRIKARALKKLKDAAL from the coding sequence ATGCCGACTTCCGCTAAAACCGCTGCCAAGAAAGCGCCGGCCAAGAAGGCCACGGCGAAGACCGCCGCACCGGCAAAGAAAGCTGCAGCACCGAAGGTTGCCGCGAAGAAAGTAGCCGCGAAGAAAGTAGCTGCGAAGAAGACGACCGGCGCTCCCTCGCCGATCAAGGACACGTTCACGAAGGCATCGCTTGCGAATCACCTCGCCGAGCGCGCCGCTGTCGACGTGAAGGCGGTGAAGGCCGTGATGGTCGCGCTGGAAGACACCATCCTCGGTTCGATCCACAAGAAGGGCGCGGGCGAGTTCACGCTGTCGGGCATTCTCAAGATCTCCGCGCAGGCCGTGCCGGCGAAGAAGAAGCGCTTCGGCAAGGACCCGTTCACGGGCGACGAGCGCTGGTTCCCGGCCAAGCCGGCAAGCGTGCGCATCAAGGCGCGTGCGCTGAAGAAGCTGAAGGACGCAGCGCTGTAA
- a CDS encoding endonuclease/exonuclease/phosphatase family protein, translated as MMLMHDSAIENEAANAAVNDVRARELRIATYNLHGAVGIDGRFAPERIGLVLAEIDADIFALQEVPLGGSGARDVLELLQRMTNLHAVAGPTLDTPERRYGNAVLTRYPVRAVRTLDLSFGSREPRGALDADIDCGGELWRVVATHLGLASSERRAQVEQVLQCFDTPALPVILLGDLNEWFVYGRTLRRLVTRFHRASALRTFPTRCPLFALDRIWVHPGERLMRVDVHRTRLSRIASDHYPLIAHIAHRSCQP; from the coding sequence ATGATGCTGATGCACGACTCCGCGATCGAGAACGAAGCCGCGAATGCCGCCGTCAACGATGTGCGCGCGCGCGAGTTGCGCATCGCGACTTACAACCTGCATGGCGCGGTGGGCATCGATGGCCGGTTCGCGCCGGAACGCATCGGCCTCGTACTCGCCGAGATCGACGCCGATATCTTCGCGTTGCAGGAAGTGCCGTTAGGCGGCAGCGGCGCGCGCGACGTGCTCGAACTGCTGCAACGCATGACGAACCTGCACGCGGTGGCGGGTCCGACGCTCGATACGCCCGAGCGCCGCTATGGCAACGCGGTGCTCACGCGCTATCCGGTGCGCGCGGTGCGCACACTCGATCTGTCGTTCGGCAGCCGCGAGCCGCGCGGCGCGCTCGATGCCGATATCGATTGCGGCGGCGAACTATGGCGCGTGGTGGCGACGCATCTCGGTCTTGCATCGAGCGAAAGGCGCGCGCAAGTGGAGCAGGTGCTGCAGTGCTTCGATACGCCCGCGCTGCCCGTCATCCTGCTCGGCGATCTCAACGAGTGGTTCGTTTATGGCCGAACGCTCAGGCGGCTTGTCACGCGCTTTCATCGTGCGAGCGCGTTGCGCACCTTTCCGACGCGCTGCCCGCTGTTCGCGCTCGATCGTATTTGGGTGCATCCGGGCGAGCGGCTGATGCGTGTCGATGTGCATCGCACACGGCTCTCGCGCATCGCGTCGGATCACTATCCACTCATCGCGCATATCGCGCATCGCTCGTGTCAGCCGTGA
- a CDS encoding VTT domain-containing protein yields MSHTHDDEPFFQPGRNCASVRRAQRFSLLIDGADYFSVLREAITRAERTVFILGWDIDSRMKLTPGGANDGYPEALGDFLHEVAGERRRLRIYILAWDFAMLYAFEREWLPVYKMGWRTNRRIAFQMDGKHPMGGSQHQKLVVIDDRLAFVGGLDLTRSRWDTTAHAPDEPLRRDANGARYQPFHDVHTMFDGDAAREIGMLARERWARACGKRLAIRAHRAAQENDPWPPSRRVDVEDVDIAISLTEPGYLGRAPVQQIRAQYLDAIARARRSIYIENQYFTSGTVGAALAESLAREDGPDLAIVVPRNQSGWLQEVTMGVLRARLHTLLKDADTHGRYRLLSPSVPKLGDEIVNVHSKLMIVDDELLMVGSANLNNRSMVLDSECNVSIDARADARIRRAIATMRDTLLAEHLGCEIADIVRERDARGGMNAAIEALLRPRDEHRTLVPLDPQVSTELDQLIPSEALIDPETPIAADELVDQFVPAATTRPLIGRFALLGVLALLVVAVAGLWHWTPLGDYANLKALTNATRRIDALPFAPLWIVLGYVTAAVVSVPITLLIAATGLVFGAAWGGVYAFFGTMAAAAISYSLGNWLGRDAVRKLAGARVNRLSERVAKRGIVAVVVLRLLPVAPFAIVNLVAGASHIRLRDFMLGTMLGMGPGIFLTVAFAHQLVASLHRPTIGSFAVLIGIGAVLIGVSLLLQRFLGRANQPEPHEGAPGDADKPRASEEAKRATELREHGAMPRDTSKNERPDEVNS; encoded by the coding sequence ATGAGCCACACCCACGACGACGAGCCGTTCTTCCAGCCGGGACGCAATTGCGCGAGCGTGCGTCGCGCGCAGCGCTTCAGCCTGCTGATCGACGGCGCGGATTATTTCAGCGTGCTGCGCGAGGCGATCACGCGCGCCGAGCGCACCGTCTTTATTCTCGGCTGGGATATCGACAGCCGCATGAAGCTCACGCCCGGCGGCGCGAACGACGGCTATCCCGAAGCGCTCGGCGACTTTCTGCATGAAGTCGCGGGCGAGCGGCGCCGTCTGCGCATCTATATCCTCGCGTGGGATTTCGCGATGCTCTATGCGTTCGAGCGCGAGTGGCTGCCCGTGTACAAGATGGGCTGGCGCACGAATCGGCGCATCGCGTTCCAGATGGACGGCAAGCATCCGATGGGCGGCTCGCAGCATCAGAAGCTCGTCGTGATCGACGATCGTCTCGCGTTTGTCGGCGGTCTCGATCTCACGCGCTCGCGCTGGGACACGACCGCGCATGCGCCCGATGAGCCGCTGCGCCGCGACGCGAACGGCGCGCGCTATCAGCCTTTTCACGATGTCCACACGATGTTCGACGGCGACGCCGCGCGCGAAATCGGCATGCTCGCACGCGAACGCTGGGCGCGCGCGTGCGGCAAGCGGCTTGCGATCCGTGCGCATCGCGCGGCGCAGGAGAACGATCCGTGGCCGCCTTCGAGGCGCGTCGATGTCGAGGACGTCGATATCGCGATATCGCTCACCGAGCCCGGCTATCTCGGCCGCGCGCCCGTGCAGCAGATTCGCGCGCAATATCTCGACGCCATCGCGCGGGCGCGGCGCAGCATCTATATCGAGAATCAGTACTTCACGTCGGGGACGGTGGGCGCCGCGCTCGCCGAATCGCTCGCGCGCGAAGACGGCCCGGATCTCGCCATCGTCGTGCCGCGCAATCAGAGCGGCTGGCTTCAGGAAGTGACCATGGGCGTGCTGCGCGCGCGTCTGCACACCTTGCTCAAGGACGCCGACACGCACGGCCGTTATCGGCTGCTGTCGCCGAGCGTGCCGAAACTCGGCGACGAGATCGTCAACGTGCACAGCAAGCTCATGATCGTCGACGACGAATTGCTGATGGTCGGCTCGGCCAACCTGAACAATCGTTCGATGGTGCTCGACAGCGAATGCAACGTGTCGATCGACGCGCGCGCCGATGCGCGTATCCGCCGCGCGATCGCGACGATGCGCGACACGCTGCTCGCCGAGCATCTCGGTTGCGAGATCGCGGATATCGTGCGCGAACGCGACGCACGCGGCGGCATGAATGCGGCGATCGAGGCGCTGTTGCGTCCCCGCGACGAACATCGCACGCTGGTGCCGCTCGATCCGCAAGTGTCGACCGAACTCGATCAGCTCATTCCGTCCGAAGCCCTCATCGATCCCGAAACGCCCATCGCCGCCGACGAACTCGTCGACCAGTTCGTGCCCGCCGCCACGACGCGCCCGCTCATCGGCCGCTTCGCGCTGCTCGGCGTGCTCGCGCTGCTGGTCGTGGCGGTCGCGGGTCTGTGGCACTGGACGCCGCTCGGCGATTACGCAAACCTGAAGGCGCTGACGAATGCGACGCGGCGTATCGATGCACTGCCGTTCGCGCCGCTCTGGATCGTGCTCGGCTATGTGACGGCGGCGGTCGTTTCGGTGCCGATCACGCTGCTGATCGCGGCGACGGGCCTCGTGTTCGGCGCAGCGTGGGGCGGCGTGTACGCGTTCTTCGGCACGATGGCCGCCGCCGCGATCTCGTATTCGCTCGGCAACTGGCTCGGCCGCGACGCCGTGCGCAAGCTCGCGGGCGCGCGCGTGAACCGGCTGTCGGAGCGCGTCGCGAAACGCGGCATCGTTGCGGTCGTCGTGTTGAGGCTGTTGCCGGTGGCGCCGTTTGCCATCGTCAATCTGGTCGCGGGCGCGTCGCATATCCGCCTGCGCGACTTCATGCTCGGCACGATGCTCGGCATGGGTCCCGGCATCTTTCTGACGGTGGCGTTTGCGCATCAACTGGTGGCGTCGCTGCATCGGCCGACGATCGGCTCGTTTGCGGTGTTGATCGGCATCGGCGCGGTGCTGATCGGCGTGTCGCTGCTGTTGCAGCGCTTTCTCGGCCGCGCGAATCAGCCCGAGCCGCACGAAGGCGCGCCGGGCGACGCCGACAAACCGCGTGCGAGCGAGGAAGCGAAGCGTGCAACCGAGCTGCGCGAACACGGTGCGATGCCGCGCGATACATCGAAGAACGAACGCCCCGACGAGGTCAATTCATGA
- the clcA gene encoding H(+)/Cl(-) exchange transporter ClcA has protein sequence MNEANNNDESIDQDDERAGLVPLALASVLVGAATGTIGVLFRFSLERAEAWRSALVAWGHAGHEAAFLLVVFGAAAATALAAWLVARFAPMASGSGIPHVEAVLHGKLPPAPLVLIPIKFAGGVLAIGAGLALGREGPTVQMGASIAHAIGTFFRRTAGDCRVLLAAGAGAGLATAFNAPIAGAVFVLEELMRRFDTRTAVAALGASASAIAMARLLHGDLPDFHVPAQPFPGFAMTGAHLVLGAVLGLLGAAYCRAILWTLDIAESFARPASTKSAVVHATVRAGLVGAAVGLLAWFAPHLAGGGDALTERALLGAGTIAGVLAMFALRFALGAVSYAAGTPGGLFAPMLVLGAQTGLVFGRVCLDWFPGMAAISGDTSTFAVVGMAAFFVAVVRAPVTGIVLVTEMTASFTLLLPMLTACFTAMIVPMLLRVPPVYDSLGKRAAVRR, from the coding sequence ATGAACGAAGCGAATAACAACGACGAATCCATCGATCAGGACGACGAACGCGCGGGGCTCGTTCCGCTCGCGCTGGCATCGGTGCTCGTGGGCGCGGCAACGGGCACCATCGGCGTGTTGTTCCGCTTTTCGCTCGAACGCGCGGAAGCGTGGCGCAGCGCGCTCGTCGCATGGGGGCACGCGGGACACGAAGCGGCCTTTCTGCTCGTCGTGTTCGGCGCTGCGGCCGCCACCGCGCTCGCCGCGTGGCTCGTCGCCCGATTCGCGCCGATGGCGAGCGGCAGCGGCATTCCGCATGTCGAAGCGGTGCTGCACGGCAAGCTGCCGCCCGCGCCGCTCGTGCTCATTCCGATCAAGTTCGCGGGCGGCGTGCTCGCCATCGGCGCGGGTCTCGCGCTCGGCCGCGAAGGCCCGACAGTGCAGATGGGCGCATCGATCGCGCATGCCATCGGCACATTCTTCAGGCGCACCGCGGGCGATTGCCGCGTGCTGCTCGCGGCAGGCGCAGGCGCAGGGCTCGCCACAGCGTTCAACGCGCCGATCGCCGGCGCCGTGTTCGTGCTCGAAGAACTGATGCGACGTTTCGATACGCGCACGGCCGTCGCGGCGCTCGGCGCGTCGGCGAGCGCCATCGCGATGGCGCGCCTCTTGCATGGCGATCTGCCCGACTTTCACGTGCCCGCCCAGCCGTTTCCCGGCTTCGCAATGACCGGCGCGCATCTCGTGCTCGGCGCGGTACTCGGTCTGCTGGGCGCTGCCTATTGCCGCGCGATACTCTGGACGCTCGATATCGCCGAGTCGTTTGCGCGCCCCGCATCGACAAAAAGCGCGGTGGTACACGCGACGGTGCGCGCGGGACTCGTCGGCGCGGCGGTCGGACTGCTTGCGTGGTTCGCGCCGCATCTCGCCGGCGGCGGCGATGCATTGACCGAGCGCGCATTGCTGGGCGCGGGCACGATCGCGGGCGTGCTGGCGATGTTCGCGCTGCGTTTCGCGCTGGGCGCGGTGTCGTATGCGGCGGGCACGCCGGGCGGCCTGTTCGCGCCCATGCTCGTGCTCGGCGCGCAAACCGGACTCGTGTTCGGCCGCGTCTGTCTCGACTGGTTCCCCGGCATGGCGGCGATCAGCGGCGACACCAGCACGTTCGCGGTGGTCGGCATGGCGGCGTTCTTTGTCGCGGTGGTGCGCGCGCCGGTAACGGGCATCGTGCTCGTCACCGAGATGACCGCGAGCTTCACCTTGCTTCTGCCGATGCTGACCGCCTGCTTCACCGCGATGATCGTGCCGATGCTGCTGCGCGTGCCGCCGGTCTACGACTCGCTCGGCAAGCGTGCCGCCGTCCGGCGCTAG
- a CDS encoding aldo/keto reductase — protein sequence MEYRHLGASGFKVPVLSFGTGTFGGKGELFQAWGETDVGEARKLVDICLDAGVTMFDTADIYSRGTSESILGEALKGRRDKVIISTKATFRFDDNNPNAVGSSRFHLIEAVNAALTRLQTDHIDLFQLHGFDAKTPVEETLSTLDDLVRAGKIRYTGVSNFSGWHLQKSLDVADRYGYPRYVANQTYYSLIGRDYEWELMPLGLDQGVGAVVWSPLGWGRLTGKIRRGQPLPETSRLHKTADMGPPVPDEYLYRVMDALDAIAAETGKTVPQIALNWLLQRPTVATVLIGARNEEQLRQNLGAVGWNLTAEQIKKLDEASTVRPAYPYWHQQGFAERNPFPV from the coding sequence ATGGAATATCGACATCTCGGCGCTTCCGGCTTCAAGGTTCCCGTTCTGAGCTTCGGCACCGGCACGTTCGGCGGCAAGGGCGAACTCTTTCAGGCGTGGGGCGAGACCGACGTGGGCGAAGCGCGCAAGCTCGTCGACATCTGCCTCGACGCGGGCGTCACCATGTTCGACACCGCCGACATCTACTCGCGCGGCACCTCCGAATCCATTCTCGGCGAAGCCCTCAAAGGCCGGCGCGACAAAGTCATCATCTCGACCAAGGCCACCTTCCGCTTCGACGACAACAACCCGAACGCAGTCGGTTCGTCGCGCTTTCATCTGATCGAGGCGGTCAACGCGGCGCTCACGCGTTTGCAGACCGATCACATCGACCTGTTCCAGCTGCATGGTTTCGACGCGAAAACGCCCGTCGAAGAGACGCTTTCCACACTCGACGATCTCGTGCGCGCAGGCAAGATCCGCTATACGGGCGTGTCGAATTTTTCGGGCTGGCATCTGCAGAAATCGCTGGATGTCGCGGATCGTTACGGCTATCCGCGCTATGTCGCCAATCAGACGTACTACTCGCTGATCGGCCGCGACTACGAATGGGAACTGATGCCGCTCGGGCTCGATCAGGGCGTCGGCGCGGTGGTGTGGAGTCCGCTCGGCTGGGGACGTCTCACGGGCAAGATCCGGCGCGGCCAGCCGCTGCCGGAAACGAGCCGCCTGCACAAGACCGCCGACATGGGGCCGCCCGTGCCCGACGAATATCTATATCGCGTGATGGATGCGCTCGACGCCATCGCCGCCGAAACGGGCAAAACGGTGCCGCAGATCGCGCTGAACTGGCTGCTGCAGCGTCCGACAGTGGCGACGGTGCTTATCGGCGCGCGCAACGAAGAACAGTTGCGGCAGAACCTGGGCGCGGTCGGCTGGAATCTGACCGCCGAGCAGATCAAAAAGCTCGATGAAGCGAGTACCGTGCGGCCCGCGTACCCGTACTGGCATCAACAGGGGTTTGCGGAGCGCAATCCGTTTCCCGTCTGA